Proteins encoded in a region of the Pseudomonas sp. GOM7 genome:
- the elbB gene encoding isoprenoid biosynthesis glyoxalase ElbB, producing the protein MSKKVAVILSGCGVYDGAEIHESVITLLRLDQRGAQVQCFAPNVAQLHVVDHYSGDEMDETRNVLVESARIARGNIKDVKALHVADFDALILPGGFGVAKNLSDFATHGAGCSVQPDVLAACKAFVDAGKPVGLICIAPALAAKIFGAGVVCTIGNDHDTAAAMTQMGAEHHECAVDEIVEDTARKLVTTPAYMLAQSISEAASGINKLVDRVLELTHH; encoded by the coding sequence ATGAGCAAGAAAGTGGCAGTGATTCTGTCCGGCTGCGGCGTCTACGATGGCGCCGAGATCCACGAAAGCGTGATCACCCTGCTGCGCCTCGATCAGCGCGGCGCCCAGGTGCAATGCTTCGCACCCAACGTAGCGCAATTGCACGTGGTCGATCACTACAGCGGCGACGAGATGGACGAGACACGCAACGTGCTGGTGGAATCGGCGCGCATCGCCCGTGGCAACATCAAGGATGTCAAGGCGCTGCACGTCGCCGACTTCGACGCGCTGATCCTGCCGGGCGGCTTCGGCGTGGCGAAAAACCTCTCCGACTTCGCTACCCATGGTGCCGGTTGCAGCGTGCAGCCTGACGTACTAGCCGCCTGCAAGGCCTTCGTCGACGCCGGCAAGCCAGTCGGCCTGATCTGCATTGCCCCGGCCCTGGCGGCGAAGATCTTCGGTGCCGGTGTGGTCTGCACCATCGGCAATGACCACGACACCGCAGCCGCCATGACCCAAATGGGCGCCGAACACCATGAGTGCGCCGTGGACGAGATCGTCGAAGACACAGCGCGCAAGCTAGTCACCACCCCTGCCTACATGCTCGCCCAGTCCATCAGTGAGGCGGCCTCCGGCATCAACAAGCTGGTCGACCGCGTGCTGGAGCTGACCCACCACTGA
- a CDS encoding sterol desaturase family protein: MNYILYAVPFFFLLIALELLADRWRGLRTYRLADALSSLGAGVLSQATGLLTKVVGLLTYAFAWEHLALLPLAENSLWVWIFAFVFYDFCYYWNHRLGHERNVLWAAHAVHHQSEDYNLSTALRQTSTGFLFSWLFYLPLAVVGVPPLVFVSVAALNLLYQFWVHTRHIPKLGWFEWLFITPSNHRVHHAQNPIYMDRNYGGVFIVWDRLFGTFQEELDEHPVVFGVTVPLASWNPLWANLQVYAGLWHDARRAQSWWDRLRIWFMPTGWRPADVAARYPQAKPDLGQFRKYEVPLSTGAQVYALLQFACYLLAGVWLLAQGDVLSLSAALLGCAWIALGLYSMGVWLENRGWALRLECLRLALNLPALWLAERLAMLTPNVTAWGWLVVYSLASLFGIWLARRSAAPALTPSV; this comes from the coding sequence ATGAATTACATCCTCTATGCAGTGCCTTTCTTCTTCCTGCTCATTGCCCTGGAATTGCTGGCCGACCGCTGGCGCGGTCTGCGTACCTATCGGCTGGCCGACGCCCTGAGCAGCCTCGGCGCCGGCGTGCTGTCCCAGGCTACGGGGTTGTTGACCAAGGTGGTGGGCCTGCTCACTTACGCCTTCGCCTGGGAGCACCTGGCGCTGCTCCCACTCGCCGAAAACAGCCTGTGGGTGTGGATCTTCGCCTTCGTCTTCTACGACTTCTGCTACTACTGGAACCATCGCCTGGGCCACGAGCGCAACGTGCTCTGGGCCGCCCATGCGGTGCACCACCAGAGCGAGGACTACAACCTCTCCACCGCCTTGCGCCAGACCAGCACGGGCTTTCTCTTCAGTTGGCTGTTCTATCTGCCGCTGGCCGTGGTCGGCGTGCCGCCGTTGGTGTTCGTCTCGGTGGCGGCGCTGAACCTGCTCTATCAGTTCTGGGTGCATACCCGCCATATCCCCAAGCTGGGCTGGTTCGAGTGGCTGTTCATCACACCCTCGAACCACCGGGTTCATCATGCGCAGAATCCTATCTACATGGATCGTAATTACGGCGGAGTGTTCATTGTCTGGGATCGTCTGTTCGGCACCTTCCAAGAGGAACTGGACGAGCATCCGGTGGTATTCGGCGTGACCGTGCCATTGGCTAGCTGGAATCCGCTGTGGGCCAATCTGCAGGTGTATGCCGGGCTTTGGCACGACGCGCGGCGAGCGCAGTCCTGGTGGGATCGGTTGCGCATCTGGTTCATGCCCACCGGCTGGCGACCAGCCGATGTGGCGGCCCGCTATCCACAGGCCAAGCCCGACCTCGGCCAGTTCCGCAAGTACGAGGTGCCGCTGAGCACTGGCGCGCAGGTTTATGCCCTGCTGCAGTTCGCCTGCTACCTGCTGGCGGGCGTCTGGCTGCTGGCCCAAGGTGACGTGCTATCGCTGAGCGCCGCGCTGCTGGGCTGTGCATGGATTGCCCTGGGCCTGTACAGCATGGGCGTCTGGTTGGAAAACCGTGGCTGGGCGCTGCGTCTGGAATGCCTGCGCCTGGCGCTCAACCTGCCAGCCCTGTGGCTGGCCGAGCGTCTGGCCATGCTGACGCCGAATGTCACTGCCTGGGGCTGGCTGGTCGTCTACAGCCTGGCCAGTCTGTTTGGTATCTGGCTGGCGCGTCGTTCAGCCGCGCCGGCGCTGACGCCATCGGTATAG
- a CDS encoding thioesterase family protein — MPHAFTLDADLQQAVIAFFQRIPFNQLLGIEIDRLSEEQVVMHLPMKPELIGNFVHGILHGGVISSLLDVCGGAMALIGAFANHQHLPPAERMSKLSKLGTIDLRIDYLRPGRGQRFIATAMPLRAGNKVAVIRMELHNDEGVLVAVGTGTYLCS; from the coding sequence ATGCCCCATGCCTTCACCCTCGATGCCGACCTGCAGCAGGCGGTGATCGCCTTCTTCCAGCGCATCCCCTTCAACCAGTTGCTCGGCATCGAGATCGACAGGCTGAGCGAGGAACAGGTGGTCATGCACCTGCCGATGAAGCCCGAGCTGATAGGCAACTTCGTTCACGGCATCCTGCATGGCGGAGTGATCTCGTCACTGCTGGATGTCTGCGGCGGCGCCATGGCGCTGATCGGCGCCTTCGCCAACCACCAGCACCTGCCGCCAGCCGAGCGCATGAGCAAGCTGTCCAAACTGGGTACCATCGATCTACGCATCGACTACTTACGCCCTGGCCGTGGCCAGCGTTTCATTGCCACCGCCATGCCGTTGCGCGCCGGCAACAAGGTGGCGGTGATCCGCATGGAGTTGCACAACGACGAAGGCGTGCTGGTGGCGGTGGGCACCGGCACCTATCTGTGTAGCTGA
- the abc-f gene encoding ribosomal protection-like ABC-F family protein — protein sequence MIRLQNLTLQRGPQRLLEGAELTLHAGQKVGLIGANGAGKSSLFALLRGELGPDAGDCQLPPDWRIAHMRQEVDDLERLAVDYVLDGDVHLRSIQAELAKAEAAHDGSAIARLHNELDNAQGYSADSRARKLLAGLGFTSEQMDRRVGDFSGGWRMRLNLAQALMCPSELLLLDEPTNHLDLDAILWLEEWLKGYPGTLLLISHDRDFLDAVVDHIAHLEQQKLTLYRGGYSAFERTRAERLAQQQQAFEKQQAQRAHMEDFIRRFKAKATKARQAQSRIKALERLEELAPAHVDSPFDFVFREADKVSSPLLNLSEARLGYGDKAVLEKVKLSLAPGARIGLLGPNGAGKSTLIKTLAGDLAVLGGELARGENLAIGYFAQHQLDALDPKASPLLHLQRLAPSEREQTLRDFIGGFDFRGDRCDEPVLNFSGGEKARLALALIAWQKPNLLLLDEPTNHLDLEMRLALTLALQEFAGAVLVVSHDRHLLKSTTDEFLLVADGRIQPFEGDLDDYARWLIDFRARQQPVSAPLAGAEKTDKRAQRQAAAALRQQLAPHKKQADKLEQELGKVQEKLASVEAQLGDSGLYESARKDELRQRLSEQAQLKAREAELEEAWLLALETLEALQQQLEEAE from the coding sequence ATGATCCGACTCCAGAACCTCACTCTACAGCGTGGTCCGCAACGCCTGCTCGAAGGCGCCGAGCTGACCCTGCACGCCGGCCAGAAGGTCGGCCTGATCGGTGCCAATGGCGCCGGCAAATCCAGCCTGTTCGCCCTGCTGCGTGGCGAGCTCGGCCCCGATGCCGGCGACTGCCAGTTGCCGCCAGACTGGCGCATCGCCCATATGCGTCAGGAAGTGGACGACCTCGAACGCCTGGCGGTGGACTACGTGCTCGACGGCGACGTGCACCTGCGCTCGATCCAGGCCGAGCTGGCCAAGGCCGAAGCCGCACACGACGGCAGCGCCATCGCCCGTCTGCACAACGAACTGGACAACGCCCAGGGCTACAGCGCCGACTCACGTGCGCGCAAGCTGCTGGCCGGGCTGGGTTTCACCAGCGAGCAGATGGACAGGCGCGTCGGCGACTTCTCCGGCGGCTGGCGCATGCGCCTTAACCTGGCCCAGGCGCTGATGTGCCCGTCCGAGCTGCTGCTGCTCGACGAGCCGACCAACCACCTCGACCTCGACGCCATCCTCTGGCTGGAGGAGTGGCTCAAAGGCTACCCCGGCACGCTGCTGCTGATTTCCCACGACCGTGACTTCCTCGATGCCGTGGTCGATCACATCGCGCATCTGGAACAGCAGAAGCTGACCCTCTATCGCGGCGGCTATTCGGCCTTCGAGCGCACCCGCGCCGAACGCTTGGCGCAGCAGCAGCAGGCCTTCGAGAAGCAGCAGGCGCAGCGCGCGCACATGGAAGACTTCATCCGCCGCTTCAAGGCCAAGGCCACCAAGGCGCGCCAGGCGCAGAGCCGCATCAAGGCGCTGGAGCGCCTGGAGGAGCTGGCTCCGGCACACGTCGACTCGCCCTTCGATTTCGTTTTTCGCGAGGCGGACAAGGTGTCCAGCCCGCTGCTGAATCTGTCTGAGGCGCGCCTGGGCTATGGCGACAAGGCCGTGCTGGAGAAGGTCAAGCTGAGCCTGGCGCCCGGCGCGCGCATCGGCCTGCTCGGCCCCAACGGTGCGGGCAAGTCGACCCTGATCAAGACCCTGGCCGGTGACCTTGCCGTGCTCGGCGGCGAACTGGCCCGTGGCGAGAACCTGGCCATCGGCTACTTCGCCCAGCATCAGCTCGATGCTCTGGATCCCAAGGCCAGCCCGCTGTTGCACCTGCAACGCCTGGCACCGAGCGAGCGCGAGCAGACGTTGCGTGACTTCATCGGCGGCTTCGATTTCCGTGGCGACCGTTGTGACGAGCCGGTGCTCAATTTCTCCGGTGGCGAGAAGGCGCGCCTGGCCCTGGCGTTGATCGCCTGGCAGAAGCCCAACCTGCTGCTGCTGGACGAGCCGACCAACCACCTCGACCTGGAAATGCGCCTGGCCCTGACCCTGGCGCTGCAGGAGTTTGCCGGTGCGGTACTGGTGGTCTCTCACGATCGTCACCTGCTCAAGAGCACCACCGACGAGTTCCTGCTGGTGGCCGATGGGCGCATCCAGCCATTTGAAGGCGACCTGGACGACTACGCGCGCTGGTTGATCGATTTTCGCGCCCGTCAGCAGCCGGTCAGCGCCCCGCTTGCCGGTGCCGAGAAGACCGACAAGCGCGCCCAGCGCCAGGCCGCCGCCGCGCTGCGCCAGCAACTGGCGCCGCACAAGAAGCAGGCCGACAAGCTCGAACAGGAGCTGGGCAAGGTGCAGGAAAAGCTTGCCTCCGTGGAAGCCCAGTTGGGCGATAGTGGTCTGTACGAGTCCGCGCGCAAGGACGAGCTGCGCCAGCGCCTGTCCGAACAGGCGCAGCTCAAGGCGCGCGAAGCCGAACTGGAGGAAGCCTGGCTGCTGGCGCTGGAAACCCTGGAGGCACTGCAGCAACAGCTAGAGGAGGCCGAATGA
- the hemB gene encoding porphobilinogen synthase has product MSVTPANRLFPATRLRRNRRDEFSRRLVRENRLSVDDLILPVFVLDGDNRRESVPSMPGVERLSIDLLLKEAEHWVELGIPALALFPVTPLEKKSLDGSEAWNPDGIAQRAIRALRAKFPELGVISDVALDPFTTHGQDGILDADGYVQNDITVDALVKQALSHAEAGAQVVAPSDMMDGRIQAIREALELADHVNVRIMAYSAKYASAYYGPFRDAVGSAANLGKGSKNTYQMDPANGDEALHEVAADLAEGADMVMVKPGMPYLDIVWRVKEAYKVPTFAYQVSGEYAMHMAAIGNGWLSEAVILESLTAFKRAGADGILTYFAVRAAELLQQGR; this is encoded by the coding sequence GTGAGTGTTACCCCCGCCAACCGCCTGTTCCCTGCCACTCGCCTGCGTCGCAACCGTCGCGATGAGTTTTCCCGCCGCCTGGTGCGTGAGAACCGTCTGAGCGTTGACGACCTGATCCTGCCGGTCTTCGTCCTCGACGGCGACAATCGCCGCGAGAGCGTGCCGTCGATGCCGGGCGTGGAGCGTCTGTCCATCGACCTGCTGCTCAAGGAAGCCGAGCACTGGGTGGAGCTGGGCATTCCGGCGCTGGCGTTGTTTCCGGTCACGCCGCTGGAGAAGAAATCCCTCGATGGCAGTGAGGCCTGGAACCCAGACGGCATCGCCCAGCGCGCGATCCGTGCGCTGCGGGCGAAATTCCCCGAATTGGGGGTGATCAGCGATGTGGCCCTCGATCCCTTCACCACCCACGGTCAGGACGGCATCCTCGATGCCGACGGCTACGTGCAGAACGACATCACCGTCGATGCCCTGGTCAAGCAAGCACTGTCCCATGCCGAGGCCGGTGCTCAGGTGGTGGCGCCATCGGACATGATGGACGGGCGCATCCAGGCCATCCGCGAGGCCCTGGAGCTGGCCGACCACGTCAACGTGCGCATCATGGCCTACTCGGCCAAATACGCCAGCGCCTACTATGGCCCGTTCCGCGATGCCGTCGGCTCGGCCGCCAATCTCGGCAAGGGCAGCAAGAACACCTATCAGATGGATCCGGCCAATGGTGACGAGGCGCTGCATGAAGTGGCCGCCGACCTCGCCGAAGGCGCCGACATGGTCATGGTCAAACCGGGCATGCCCTACCTGGACATCGTCTGGCGTGTTAAGGAGGCCTACAAGGTGCCGACCTTCGCCTATCAGGTCAGTGGCGAATACGCCATGCACATGGCCGCCATCGGCAACGGCTGGTTGAGCGAGGCGGTGATCCTCGAGTCGCTCACCGCCTTCAAACGTGCCGGTGCCGATGGCATCCTCACCTATTTCGCCGTGCGTGCGGCAGAACTGTTACAACAGGGGCGATGA
- a CDS encoding LysE family transporter: protein MAMETWLAFFVACWVISLSPGAGAVASMSAGLQYGFWRGYWNALGLQLGLALQIAIVAAGVGAILATSALAFSVIKWFGVVYLLFLAYKQWVALPSELDAGATERSIGRPLTLVLRGFLVNASNPKAIVFMLAVLPQFLDPHAPLLAQYLVMGVTMIVVDLIVMAGYTGLASRVLRALRTPRQQRVMNRSFAALFAAAAGLLATVKRAAV from the coding sequence ATGGCCATGGAAACCTGGCTCGCTTTCTTCGTCGCCTGCTGGGTGATCAGCCTGTCGCCGGGTGCCGGCGCGGTCGCCTCGATGTCCGCTGGCCTGCAGTATGGCTTCTGGCGTGGATACTGGAATGCCCTGGGCCTGCAACTGGGCCTGGCCCTGCAAATCGCCATCGTCGCCGCTGGCGTGGGCGCCATTCTCGCCACCTCGGCTTTGGCCTTCAGCGTGATCAAGTGGTTCGGTGTGGTCTATCTGCTGTTTCTCGCCTACAAGCAGTGGGTCGCCTTGCCCAGCGAGCTGGATGCCGGTGCCACCGAGCGTAGCATCGGCCGGCCGCTGACCCTGGTGCTGCGTGGCTTCCTGGTCAATGCCAGCAACCCCAAGGCCATCGTCTTCATGCTCGCCGTACTGCCGCAGTTCCTCGATCCCCATGCACCGCTGCTGGCGCAGTATCTGGTGATGGGCGTGACCATGATCGTCGTCGACCTGATCGTCATGGCGGGCTATACCGGCCTCGCCTCGCGTGTGCTGCGGGCGCTGCGCACGCCGCGTCAGCAACGGGTGATGAACCGCAGCTTCGCCGCCCTGTTCGCAGCAGCGGCCGGTCTGCTGGCAACGGTCAAGCGCGCCGCCGTCTGA
- a CDS encoding enhanced serine sensitivity protein SseB C-terminal domain-containing protein: MSSTSSSTHYADSPDLAVAPLRHPTLEQALSSACAQLKVRQAYLAALRDPAIGPQPRLLLAVSGADVRGQRRLAAQVAELLPDEVELDLIELSEDNLSRAVRERCQPFYSA; encoded by the coding sequence ATGTCCTCCACGAGTTCCTCCACTCACTACGCCGACAGTCCCGATCTGGCGGTTGCCCCCCTGCGTCATCCCACTCTGGAGCAGGCGCTGTCCAGTGCCTGTGCCCAGCTCAAGGTTCGGCAAGCCTACCTGGCCGCCTTGCGCGATCCGGCCATCGGCCCGCAGCCCCGACTGCTGCTGGCGGTTTCCGGTGCCGACGTACGGGGCCAGCGGCGTCTGGCTGCGCAGGTGGCCGAGCTGCTGCCGGATGAAGTCGAGCTGGATCTGATCGAGCTGAGCGAGGACAACCTGTCGCGCGCTGTGCGCGAGCGCTGCCAGCCGTTCTACAGCGCCTGA
- a CDS encoding YaiI/YqxD family protein, with protein sequence MRVWIDADACPRAARDQVVKFALKRGFEVVLVAGQAVARPNFACVKLVVVPSGPDAADDHLVEHAVPGELVICSDVPLADRLVKKGVAALDPRGREFDERNMGERLAVRNLFTDLREQGQVGGGQAPYSEKDRQAFANALDRILTRLSR encoded by the coding sequence ATGCGCGTATGGATAGATGCCGATGCCTGCCCCCGGGCGGCGCGGGATCAGGTGGTCAAGTTCGCCCTCAAACGTGGTTTCGAGGTGGTGCTGGTGGCCGGGCAGGCCGTGGCCCGGCCCAACTTCGCCTGCGTGAAACTGGTGGTGGTACCGAGCGGCCCGGATGCGGCGGACGATCATCTGGTCGAGCATGCCGTGCCTGGCGAGCTGGTGATCTGCAGCGACGTACCGCTGGCCGACCGCCTGGTGAAGAAGGGCGTGGCGGCACTGGATCCGCGCGGCCGCGAATTCGACGAGCGCAACATGGGCGAGCGTCTGGCGGTGCGCAACCTGTTCACCGATCTGCGTGAGCAGGGGCAGGTCGGTGGTGGTCAGGCGCCCTACTCGGAAAAGGATCGCCAGGCCTTCGCCAATGCACTGGATCGGATTCTCACGCGGCTGAGTCGCTAG
- a CDS encoding mechanosensitive ion channel domain-containing protein, which yields MIEQVDLLQWLATWREPLIRTGQVLLIILLAWIAQRILTRAISRLGARYSLLPQEVLLPLRGLVRWLIMGSALLMVLERLGVSATVLWTALTGFTAVAAVAFFAIWSVLSNMFCALLIFTMGPFRMGDTVEVIESADKPGVKGRVIAINLFYTTLQDVSEEGAGALLQVPNSLFFQKSVRRWR from the coding sequence ATGATCGAGCAAGTGGATCTGCTGCAATGGCTCGCCACCTGGCGCGAGCCGCTGATACGAACCGGGCAGGTGCTGCTGATCATCCTGCTGGCATGGATCGCGCAGCGCATCCTTACCCGCGCCATCAGTCGCCTGGGCGCACGTTACAGCCTGCTGCCGCAGGAGGTGCTGCTGCCACTGCGCGGGTTGGTGCGCTGGCTGATCATGGGCAGCGCACTGCTCATGGTGCTGGAGCGTCTGGGGGTGTCGGCGACGGTACTTTGGACGGCGCTGACCGGCTTCACCGCCGTCGCTGCGGTGGCTTTCTTTGCCATCTGGAGCGTGCTGTCGAACATGTTCTGCGCATTGCTGATCTTCACCATGGGGCCGTTCCGCATGGGCGACACCGTGGAGGTCATCGAGAGCGCCGACAAGCCCGGCGTGAAGGGCCGAGTCATCGCCATCAACCTCTTCTACACCACCCTGCAGGACGTCAGCGAAGAGGGTGCCGGAGCCTTGTTGCAGGTGCCCAACAGCCTGTTCTTCCAGAAGTCGGTACGGCGCTGGCGTTGA
- a CDS encoding DedA family protein yields MLHDLIQQFGYPALVLGTFLEGEVSLLLAAYMAVRDLLEIQWVALCAFLGAFASDQLWYYLGRRHGRALLARKPRWQPLGDRASALIQRYPDLWVLSFRFLYGLRTVMPLTIGLSGYSWRRYLLLDAIGAGAWAGGISLLAYSLGNAMGGLLEELRHYQVLLLAAVVLLLALAWLYRWRQRRRG; encoded by the coding sequence ATGCTACATGACCTGATACAGCAGTTCGGTTACCCGGCGCTGGTACTTGGCACCTTTCTCGAGGGTGAGGTCTCGTTGCTGCTGGCCGCTTACATGGCCGTGCGCGACCTGCTGGAAATCCAATGGGTGGCGCTGTGCGCCTTCCTCGGCGCCTTCGCCAGCGATCAGCTCTGGTACTACCTGGGGCGTCGCCATGGCCGCGCCCTGCTGGCGCGCAAGCCTCGCTGGCAGCCGCTGGGCGATCGTGCCAGCGCGTTGATCCAGCGCTACCCGGATCTGTGGGTGCTGTCCTTTCGCTTTCTCTATGGCCTGCGCACGGTGATGCCGCTGACCATCGGCCTGTCCGGCTATTCCTGGCGCCGCTACCTGCTGCTCGACGCCATCGGCGCGGGCGCCTGGGCTGGCGGCATCAGCCTGCTGGCCTACAGCCTGGGCAATGCCATGGGAGGCCTGCTGGAAGAGCTGCGCCACTATCAGGTTCTGCTGCTGGCCGCCGTGGTGCTGCTGCTCGCCCTGGCCTGGCTATACCGATGGCGTCAGCGCCGGCGCGGCTGA
- a CDS encoding cytochrome c/FTR1 family iron permease, with amino-acid sequence MSRYRSLLSCLLLSMLALSSLSVQAESSDGAAQALHLLGYIGADYPATVAEGQVVDAGEYREQLEFLGVLQGLVAELPAKAERGELEQGIAALQQAVQQHQPGEQVAQQARQLSARLAELYQVAQTPAITPDPERGAPLYAQHCSVCHGDSGAGDGPAGIGLEPPPSNLRDAARMDRLSLYDLYNTLGLGIEGTDMPSFADQLDDRQRWDLATYIAGFSATQAQGEKHFSMAELAGRTPAEIAAADGDVATFRAQRAHPTVQQRGPQQLIGHTRSTLERSLQAYRDGHVEQAYDLSVGAYLEGFELVEGALDNLDAAQRKTTEKALMAYRQTIQDGASVAQAAQALELARVQLDKSAALLEGGAMNASLSFFSSLLILLREGLEAILVLAAILAFLRNTGQQQAVRSVHIGWGLALLAGVATWAVAAYVIDVSGAQRELLEGVTALFASVVLLWVGVWMHDRRHAAAWQDYIKSSLVGGGGRFGFAVLAFFSVYRELFEVILFYETLWLQAGPAGHGAVLAGAGAALVALLGLAWVILRGSRKLPLATFFGANAVLLCVLSVVFAGHGVAALQEAGVLGTRPVPFFDFDWLGIHADAWSLSAQGLALLGIALLYGRSRLNERRRLIAQG; translated from the coding sequence ATGAGCCGTTATCGTTCCCTGTTGTCCTGCCTGTTGCTCTCCATGCTGGCGTTGAGCAGCCTGTCCGTTCAGGCCGAGTCGTCCGATGGGGCCGCCCAGGCTCTGCACCTGCTTGGCTATATCGGTGCCGACTATCCGGCCACGGTGGCTGAAGGGCAGGTGGTCGACGCGGGCGAATACCGCGAGCAACTGGAGTTCCTCGGCGTGCTGCAAGGCCTGGTGGCCGAATTGCCGGCCAAGGCCGAGCGCGGTGAGCTGGAGCAGGGCATCGCCGCGCTGCAGCAGGCGGTGCAGCAGCATCAGCCCGGCGAGCAGGTGGCCCAGCAGGCGCGCCAGCTCAGCGCGCGCCTGGCCGAGCTGTATCAGGTGGCGCAGACCCCGGCCATTACCCCCGACCCCGAACGCGGCGCGCCGCTCTATGCCCAGCATTGCTCGGTGTGCCATGGCGATAGCGGCGCCGGCGACGGCCCGGCTGGCATCGGCCTGGAGCCGCCGCCCTCCAACCTGCGCGATGCCGCGCGGATGGATCGGCTGAGCCTGTACGACCTCTACAACACCCTGGGCCTGGGTATCGAAGGCACCGACATGCCGTCCTTCGCCGATCAGCTCGACGATCGCCAGCGCTGGGATCTGGCCACCTATATCGCCGGCTTCAGCGCTACCCAGGCACAAGGTGAGAAGCATTTCAGCATGGCCGAGCTGGCCGGGCGCACACCGGCGGAAATCGCCGCTGCCGATGGCGATGTCGCCACATTCCGCGCCCAGCGCGCTCATCCGACCGTGCAACAGCGTGGCCCGCAGCAGTTGATCGGGCACACTCGCAGTACCCTCGAACGCAGCCTGCAGGCCTATCGTGACGGCCATGTCGAGCAGGCCTACGACCTGTCTGTCGGCGCCTATCTGGAAGGGTTCGAGCTGGTCGAGGGCGCGCTGGACAACCTCGATGCGGCACAACGCAAGACTACCGAGAAGGCGCTGATGGCCTACCGCCAGACCATCCAGGACGGTGCCAGTGTCGCTCAGGCCGCCCAAGCGCTGGAGCTGGCGCGGGTGCAGCTGGACAAGTCGGCGGCCCTGCTCGAAGGCGGTGCGATGAACGCCTCGCTGAGCTTCTTCTCCAGTCTGCTGATCCTGCTGCGTGAGGGGCTGGAAGCCATTCTGGTGCTGGCGGCGATTCTCGCCTTCCTGCGCAACACCGGGCAGCAGCAGGCGGTGCGCAGCGTGCACATCGGTTGGGGCCTGGCGTTGCTGGCCGGGGTCGCTACCTGGGCGGTGGCGGCCTATGTCATCGATGTCAGCGGTGCGCAGCGCGAATTGCTCGAAGGCGTGACCGCGCTGTTCGCCAGCGTGGTGCTGCTGTGGGTCGGGGTGTGGATGCACGATCGTCGTCATGCCGCTGCCTGGCAGGACTACATCAAGAGCAGCCTGGTCGGCGGCGGTGGTCGCTTCGGCTTCGCCGTGCTGGCGTTCTTCTCGGTGTACCGCGAGCTGTTCGAGGTCATCCTGTTCTACGAAACCCTCTGGCTGCAGGCCGGCCCGGCCGGACACGGTGCGGTGCTGGCCGGTGCCGGCGCTGCACTGGTGGCGCTGCTCGGCCTGGCCTGGGTGATCCTGCGCGGCTCGCGCAAGCTGCCGCTGGCCACCTTCTTCGGCGCCAATGCCGTGCTGCTGTGCGTGCTCTCGGTGGTGTTCGCCGGCCATGGCGTGGCCGCCTTGCAGGAGGCCGGCGTGCTGGGCACGCGGCCAGTGCCGTTCTTCGACTTCGATTGGCTGGGCATTCATGCCGATGCCTGGAGCCTCTCGGCCCAGGGCCTGGCCCTGCTGGGTATCGCGCTGCTCTACGGGCGTAGCCGCCTGAACGAGCGGCGCCGTCTGATCGCCCAGGGCTGA